From a region of the Pontixanthobacter gangjinensis genome:
- the pgmG gene encoding phosphoglucomutase/phosphomannomutase PgmG — translation MPHHFDPTVLREYDIRGIIGETLGAEDARAIGRGFATLLKRAQTDAGGSEGVNPKIAVGYDGRVSSPVLEHALVEGINASGCDAVRIGMGPTPMLYYAAASAEDVDGGIEITGSHNPANYNGFKMVFQGRPFFGEDILTIGRMAEAGDWDDGVGTFEHRDIMAEYIDRLLAPLAAFTDGQLDSLKIGWDAGNGAAGPALELLAARLPGEHHLLFTDVDGNFPNHHPDPTVEANLEDLRTLVAEKNLDFGVAFDGDGDRIGAIDGEGRVIWGDQLLMIYAEDLLARLPGSTIIADVKASSALFDHVAAHGGKPVMWKTGHSLIKSKMKETNSPLAGEMSGHVFFADEYYGYDDALYAGVRLMAAAVNLGKSVTQLRSDMPQMINTPEMRFQVDESRKFAAIDEVKERLAASPAQVDGTDGVRVTTDDGWWLLRASNTQDVLVARAESDTDEGLARLMAQIDEQLSLSGLERGETAGH, via the coding sequence ATGCCCCATCATTTCGACCCCACCGTCCTTCGCGAATATGACATTCGCGGTATTATTGGCGAAACATTGGGGGCGGAAGATGCTCGCGCAATCGGACGCGGCTTTGCAACTTTGTTGAAGCGCGCCCAGACCGATGCAGGTGGTTCAGAGGGCGTGAACCCCAAAATTGCCGTGGGCTATGATGGCCGCGTCAGTTCGCCCGTTTTGGAGCACGCTCTGGTTGAAGGCATCAATGCCAGCGGGTGCGATGCAGTCCGGATCGGGATGGGACCAACCCCGATGCTCTATTATGCGGCCGCCTCAGCCGAAGATGTGGATGGCGGCATTGAGATAACTGGCAGCCACAATCCCGCCAATTATAATGGCTTCAAAATGGTATTTCAGGGGCGCCCGTTCTTCGGGGAAGACATCCTGACCATCGGACGGATGGCCGAAGCAGGTGACTGGGATGATGGCGTCGGCACTTTCGAGCACCGCGACATCATGGCCGAGTATATTGATCGCTTGCTGGCTCCGCTCGCCGCTTTCACTGATGGACAATTGGATAGCCTCAAAATCGGTTGGGATGCCGGTAACGGCGCAGCCGGTCCCGCTCTTGAATTGCTGGCCGCCCGCCTGCCGGGTGAACATCATCTGCTGTTTACTGACGTCGATGGTAATTTCCCCAATCATCATCCTGATCCAACGGTAGAGGCCAATTTGGAGGACCTGCGCACGCTCGTCGCGGAAAAGAACCTCGACTTCGGAGTGGCTTTCGACGGTGATGGCGACCGAATTGGTGCAATCGATGGCGAAGGCCGCGTCATATGGGGGGATCAACTGCTAATGATTTATGCAGAAGACCTCCTCGCAAGATTACCTGGTTCCACCATTATCGCCGATGTGAAGGCGAGCAGCGCTCTGTTCGACCATGTCGCCGCGCATGGCGGGAAGCCAGTGATGTGGAAGACCGGACACAGCCTGATTAAGTCCAAAATGAAGGAAACAAATTCGCCACTTGCTGGCGAAATGAGCGGCCATGTGTTTTTTGCCGATGAATATTACGGATATGATGATGCGCTCTACGCTGGTGTCCGTCTGATGGCCGCTGCAGTCAATTTAGGCAAATCGGTTACCCAGTTGCGCAGCGATATGCCGCAAATGATCAACACGCCGGAAATGCGGTTCCAAGTTGATGAGAGCCGCAAATTTGCTGCGATAGACGAAGTTAAGGAGCGGTTGGCTGCGAGTCCGGCTCAAGTCGATGGCACCGACGGTGTCCGTGTGACCACTGATGATGGCTGGTGGCTGCTGCGTGCATCCAACACGCAAGATGTGTTGGTTGCTCGAGCTGAGAGTGACACTGACGAGGGGCTGGCGCGATTGATGGCGCAGATTGACGAGCAACTGTCTTTGTCAGGTCTTGAACGCGGAGAGACTGCAGGGCATTAA
- a CDS encoding J domain-containing protein encodes MLKILFFAAIASAACKLIFGRWPWHLMQTKSTRSQALFRARKLLGVSDKANRQEVLQAHKQLITMVHPDRGGTNDQVHEANAARDLLLNELPYPAPESSKDP; translated from the coding sequence ATGTTGAAAATACTATTCTTCGCGGCCATCGCATCTGCCGCCTGCAAGCTGATCTTTGGCCGCTGGCCGTGGCACCTGATGCAGACCAAAAGCACCCGTTCGCAAGCGCTTTTTCGCGCACGAAAACTGCTTGGGGTCAGCGACAAAGCGAATCGTCAGGAAGTTTTACAGGCACATAAACAATTGATCACTATGGTGCATCCAGATCGCGGCGGCACCAATGACCAGGTGCACGAGGCCAATGCTGCGCGCGATCTGTTGCTCAATGAATTGCCTTATCCGGCACCCGAATCCTCAAAGGACCCATAA
- a CDS encoding division plane positioning ATPase MipZ encodes MAVKQPDYRMPTLAHTTPHRITFANEKGGTGKSTTAVHVAVALAYGGAKVAAIDLDPRQRTMDRYFENRRELTTNRGIELPTAQCTVFQGETVEEFDALAAKVGEGMDFLIVDTPGRDDLFARHSATEADTLVTPMNDSFVDFDLIGQVDAETFKVRRLSFYAELIWETRKMRAMQKRKEIDWVVVRNRSGHTEARNMQRIEKALGELSKRAGFRVAKGLSERVVYRELFPSGLTLLDKGHLGELGTSHLVARQEMRSLLASLHLPSIAKAEPSLELA; translated from the coding sequence ATGGCTGTTAAACAACCAGATTACAGGATGCCCACCTTGGCCCACACAACTCCGCACCGAATTACTTTCGCGAATGAGAAGGGCGGAACCGGCAAATCGACCACGGCCGTGCATGTCGCAGTTGCTCTGGCCTATGGCGGAGCGAAGGTCGCGGCGATTGATCTCGATCCTCGTCAGAGAACAATGGATCGTTATTTCGAGAACCGGCGGGAGCTGACCACGAATCGCGGGATTGAATTGCCGACAGCGCAATGCACGGTCTTTCAAGGCGAAACCGTAGAGGAGTTTGACGCGCTAGCGGCCAAAGTTGGTGAGGGGATGGATTTCCTGATAGTCGATACGCCGGGCCGGGATGATCTGTTCGCGCGCCATTCCGCGACCGAGGCGGATACGCTAGTCACCCCGATGAACGATAGCTTCGTCGATTTCGATCTGATTGGCCAGGTTGATGCAGAGACGTTCAAGGTTCGGCGCCTGTCTTTCTACGCCGAGTTGATCTGGGAAACCCGGAAAATGCGCGCGATGCAGAAGCGTAAGGAAATTGACTGGGTCGTGGTCCGCAACCGCAGCGGCCACACCGAGGCCCGCAATATGCAGCGAATTGAAAAGGCACTCGGCGAGCTGAGCAAACGCGCCGGCTTCCGTGTTGCCAAGGGGCTGTCCGAGAGAGTCGTCTATCGCGAGCTGTTCCCGTCGGGGCTAACGCTGCTCGACAAGGGGCATTTGGGCGAATTGGGCACCAGCCATCTGGTCGCACGGCAGGAAATGCGCAGCTTGCTCGCAAGTCTGCATTTGCCGAGCATCGCCAAGGCCGAACCCAGTTTGGAGCTGGCTTAG
- the panC gene encoding pantoate--beta-alanine ligase — MQTVNHLEMLRNTVSELREGGKTIALVPTMGALHEGHLTLMREAAKLADHVAVSIFVNPTQFGPGEDLDAYPRQLAEDSAMLESEGVALLWAPSVQEMYPAGFASNITVSGVSSGFCGADRPGHFDGVATVVCKLFHQVLPDIACFGEKDWQQLAVIRQIARDLDLTRPFASDIIGVPTVREPDGLAMSSRNRYLDEESRAAAATLPREMREAIARIEDGQHVGRTLAALEDALLGAGFSSVDYADLGDADSLELLEKLGDRKGRLLVAARIGGTRLIDNMPVGAR, encoded by the coding sequence GTGCAAACAGTCAATCACCTCGAAATGTTGAGAAACACCGTCAGCGAATTGCGCGAAGGCGGTAAGACCATCGCTTTGGTGCCAACAATGGGCGCGTTGCATGAAGGGCATCTGACGCTAATGCGCGAGGCAGCGAAGTTGGCGGATCACGTTGCCGTGTCGATCTTCGTCAATCCCACTCAGTTCGGTCCGGGCGAGGATCTGGATGCCTATCCACGCCAGTTGGCTGAAGATTCTGCGATGCTTGAGAGCGAAGGCGTCGCACTGCTGTGGGCACCATCTGTGCAGGAAATGTATCCCGCCGGTTTCGCCAGCAACATCACTGTCAGCGGAGTAAGCAGCGGGTTTTGCGGTGCGGACCGGCCAGGCCATTTTGACGGGGTCGCTACCGTTGTGTGCAAATTGTTCCATCAGGTTTTGCCCGACATCGCCTGTTTCGGTGAAAAAGACTGGCAGCAATTGGCGGTCATCAGGCAAATCGCCCGCGACCTCGACCTCACGCGGCCCTTTGCGAGTGACATTATCGGCGTTCCGACTGTGCGCGAGCCGGATGGCCTCGCGATGAGCAGTCGCAATCGCTATCTGGATGAAGAAAGCCGCGCCGCCGCGGCGACCTTGCCGCGCGAAATGCGCGAGGCGATTGCGCGAATCGAGGATGGTCAGCACGTCGGCCGGACATTGGCCGCGCTGGAGGACGCTTTGCTAGGCGCCGGCTTCAGCTCGGTCGATTACGCCGATCTGGGCGATGCAGACAGCCTGGAATTGCTGGAGAAATTAGGCGACCGCAAAGGCCGCTTGCTCGTTGCCGCAAGAATTGGCGGGACCCGATTAATCGACAATATGCCGGTCGGGGCCCGCTAG
- a CDS encoding DEAD/DEAH box helicase: MNFTELPPILGEALAERGYEKPTAVQSAVIEAEAAGRDLIVSAQTGSGKTVAFGLAMAEQLLGEEGNVPYGIAPLALVIAPTRELALQVSRELSWLYAKTGARVTTCVGGMDASKERRSLRGGAQIVVGTPGRLRDHLERGALDLSALKAAVLDEADEMLDMGFREDLEEILDATPDGRRTLLFSATMPKSIVSLAKRYQQNALRISTVGDDRGHGDITYQAVTISPSEIENAVVNLLRFHEAETAMLFCATRDAVRRLHATLQERGFAVVALSGEHSQQERNQAMQAMRDRRARVCVATDVAARGIDLPTLSLVIHVEVPRDAEALQHRSGRTGRAGKKGTAVILVPYPRRRRVESMLRGAKINADWIGAPTAQDIRVQDRERLMETLLAPVEVDEEDRNLAQRLIAERSPEDIAAMLVQSHRAKMPQPEDLIPNTPEARKEAQQDRHRPGFEDTVWFRMDIGRKHNADPRWLLPLLCRRGHITRNEVGAIRIGGDETFFQVPTAIADKFEGAVQRTSTSEDDDRPVVIERSAGGPREQARHNSKPGGGRKPYGGKPRHDARSDARNNDNRSGGGYKGKKRSDGGASYSGSTYGGGASGDGDGSSSGGAVRPGKWDREKSSGKKPVKQRGPRVERGHAKPKGKPGYPKSGGRKSD; this comes from the coding sequence ATGAATTTTACCGAACTGCCGCCAATCCTTGGCGAAGCGCTGGCCGAACGCGGCTATGAGAAACCCACAGCCGTACAATCTGCTGTAATTGAAGCCGAAGCAGCGGGACGCGATTTGATCGTTTCCGCGCAAACCGGCTCAGGCAAGACGGTGGCTTTCGGGCTGGCGATGGCTGAACAATTGCTCGGGGAAGAAGGCAATGTGCCTTACGGTATTGCGCCGCTTGCATTGGTAATCGCGCCGACTCGTGAGCTAGCTTTGCAGGTAAGCCGTGAATTAAGCTGGCTTTACGCTAAAACCGGAGCGCGGGTTACCACCTGCGTCGGCGGTATGGACGCCTCCAAAGAACGCCGTTCGCTGCGCGGTGGCGCTCAAATCGTGGTCGGAACCCCTGGTCGATTGCGCGACCACCTTGAACGGGGCGCGCTCGATCTGTCGGCATTGAAAGCGGCAGTGCTCGATGAGGCGGATGAAATGCTCGATATGGGCTTCCGCGAAGACCTTGAAGAGATCCTCGATGCGACACCTGATGGCCGCAGAACGTTGTTGTTCTCCGCCACGATGCCCAAATCCATCGTGTCGCTCGCCAAGCGTTATCAGCAAAATGCTCTACGCATTTCGACCGTTGGCGATGACCGTGGTCATGGCGATATCACTTATCAAGCGGTGACTATCTCGCCTTCCGAGATTGAAAATGCCGTGGTCAATCTGCTGCGTTTCCATGAAGCGGAAACCGCGATGCTATTTTGCGCAACTCGCGATGCGGTGCGGCGCTTGCATGCGACTTTGCAGGAACGCGGCTTTGCGGTTGTGGCTCTGTCGGGCGAGCACTCACAACAGGAACGCAACCAAGCGATGCAGGCTATGCGTGACCGGCGTGCGCGCGTTTGTGTCGCCACCGATGTTGCCGCACGCGGTATCGATTTGCCCACACTCAGCCTTGTGATCCACGTGGAAGTTCCACGCGATGCAGAAGCTTTGCAGCACCGTTCGGGCCGGACAGGTCGTGCCGGTAAAAAGGGTACCGCGGTGATCCTGGTGCCGTATCCGCGCCGCCGCCGTGTAGAATCGATGCTTCGCGGGGCCAAGATTAACGCTGATTGGATTGGCGCGCCGACTGCGCAAGACATTCGCGTGCAAGACCGTGAGCGGTTGATGGAAACCTTGCTTGCTCCGGTGGAAGTCGATGAAGAGGACCGCAATTTGGCGCAGCGGCTGATTGCGGAACGCAGTCCGGAAGATATCGCCGCAATGCTGGTGCAATCGCACCGCGCCAAGATGCCTCAGCCAGAGGATCTGATTCCGAACACTCCCGAAGCGCGCAAAGAAGCGCAGCAGGATCGCCACCGTCCAGGATTCGAGGACACAGTTTGGTTCCGCATGGATATTGGCCGCAAGCACAATGCAGATCCGCGTTGGTTGCTGCCGCTATTATGCCGCCGTGGTCACATCACGCGCAACGAAGTGGGCGCGATTCGGATTGGCGGGGATGAAACATTCTTTCAGGTGCCAACTGCGATTGCCGACAAATTCGAAGGCGCCGTTCAGCGTACTTCAACTTCCGAAGACGATGACCGTCCGGTCGTAATTGAGCGCAGCGCCGGCGGCCCGCGCGAACAAGCGCGCCACAACAGCAAGCCCGGTGGCGGCCGCAAGCCTTATGGCGGGAAGCCGCGGCATGATGCCCGTAGTGATGCCCGTAATAATGATAACCGCTCTGGCGGTGGCTATAAGGGCAAGAAGCGTTCTGATGGTGGTGCCTCTTATAGTGGTTCTACTTATGGGGGCGGAGCTTCAGGCGACGGTGATGGCTCATCAAGTGGTGGTGCTGTCCGTCCCGGCAAGTGGGATCGCGAGAAATCAAGCGGTAAAAAGCCTGTCAAACAACGCGGGCCGCGTGTGGAGCGTGGCCATGCCAAACCCAAGGGCAAACCAGGCTATCCCAAGAGCGGCGGACGCAAATCGGACTAA
- a CDS encoding helix-turn-helix domain-containing protein has product MQSKHPEITKLAYSVQEACAATSLGRTSIWNHIKEGRLRAIRVGGRTLIPADALHSLIEGGG; this is encoded by the coding sequence ATGCAGTCCAAACATCCCGAAATAACTAAGCTCGCCTATAGCGTCCAAGAGGCTTGTGCTGCCACCAGCCTTGGCAGGACATCCATTTGGAATCACATCAAGGAGGGCCGCTTACGCGCCATTCGCGTTGGGGGGCGAACGCTCATTCCGGCCGATGCATTACATTCGCTAATTGAAGGGGGGGGCTGA
- a CDS encoding type ISP restriction/modification enzyme: MLQARLAEFASITPLSVTSSKRLAELMAGKAALIKEIMGNALVADMKAKGAGFGSTDLIGQYEAFKANLIHDITVAEFADIYAETIAYGLFAARLHDESLDTFTRTEALDLLPKSNPFLRALFVYIAGPNLDERLRRVVDDLCAVFLAADMEQVLRHFGKVTKREDPFLHFYETFLAEYNPAKRKARGVWYTPEPVVNFIVRAVDEVLKTEFGLADGLADTSRISVDWDTGQNDPKTGKPATIKKEVHRVQILDPATGTGTFLAEAVKLIAERVKGIAPGQWSNYVENDLIPRIHGFELLMASYAMCHMKLDMILTGLDYKPSDKPPRLGVYLTNSLEEGERVEQTLFGLSRAIADEAKAASDIKRKTPIMCVMGNPPYNISTVNNGVWIKEKIKIYKKGLSEKKINLDDDYIKFIRFAQNMIDNNGDGIIAMITNNSFLSGVTHRRMRFELMQSFQKITILNLHGDSNKKETSPDGSVDENVFDIRQGVSIAIFQKLHQSNSDCVVKSADLFGKRGGKYKSLARLENQSTKFEEIEPKSPYYFFTPKDFREAEKYDSGFRISDLIPLFNTGVKTDRDPLFLGFEKSKIQERFKTLLGGKFDTEFARKYRVSDSGSYKITRYITDVSYDESKLTKILYRPLDQRHIYYDDGIVSRAGYKVMRHVESQPNLLLVLPKYATDEPGATVADCIAGHKSFGAYDINYAFPLYLYPDLNSLDNAVALNIHPKLYNKIRKAAGLTGPIPAPDSATVESGAFRAASGDARPDEVKVFDYIYGVLHCPSYRENYAEFLKIDFPRVPFPSSPEMFRTLSEQGEALRRLHLMEGATIGEAPYSFDGEAPEGQDCMVDKPRFEGGKVWINGKGTDGQYFGNVPEVSWGFPIGGYQPAQKWLKDRKGRKLTYDDIRHYQKIIKILAETDRIMRGIEMPLDEGAKTETN; the protein is encoded by the coding sequence ATGTTGCAAGCCCGGCTGGCTGAATTTGCCAGTATTACCCCGCTTAGCGTTACCTCATCAAAGCGGCTGGCCGAGCTGATGGCGGGTAAGGCGGCGCTAATAAAGGAAATCATGGGCAATGCGCTGGTGGCCGATATGAAGGCCAAGGGTGCGGGTTTCGGCTCCACCGACCTGATCGGCCAGTATGAGGCGTTCAAGGCCAATCTGATTCATGACATTACCGTGGCCGAGTTTGCCGACATCTATGCCGAGACTATCGCCTACGGCCTGTTTGCAGCACGCCTGCATGATGAATCGCTGGATACTTTCACCCGGACCGAAGCGCTCGACCTCTTGCCAAAGTCCAACCCGTTTCTGCGCGCCCTGTTCGTCTATATCGCAGGGCCAAATCTTGATGAGCGATTGCGCCGCGTGGTCGATGATCTTTGCGCGGTATTCCTTGCTGCCGATATGGAACAGGTGCTGCGCCATTTCGGCAAGGTGACAAAGCGCGAAGATCCGTTCCTGCATTTCTACGAAACATTCCTGGCTGAATATAACCCGGCCAAGCGCAAGGCGCGCGGTGTCTGGTATACACCGGAACCCGTGGTGAATTTCATCGTGCGCGCGGTGGATGAGGTATTGAAAACCGAATTTGGTCTGGCCGATGGTCTGGCCGATACCAGCCGTATTTCGGTGGATTGGGATACCGGACAAAACGACCCCAAAACCGGCAAGCCTGCGACAATCAAGAAAGAAGTTCACCGCGTCCAGATACTCGATCCCGCAACTGGGACTGGCACCTTTCTGGCAGAGGCGGTGAAGCTGATTGCCGAGCGAGTGAAGGGCATCGCGCCGGGTCAATGGTCAAACTATGTCGAGAACGACCTGATCCCGCGCATCCACGGGTTTGAGCTACTGATGGCAAGTTATGCCATGTGTCACATGAAGCTCGACATGATTTTGACAGGACTTGATTACAAACCATCGGACAAGCCGCCACGGCTCGGGGTCTATCTTACCAACAGTCTGGAAGAGGGCGAGCGGGTGGAGCAAACCCTGTTCGGCCTTTCACGCGCTATCGCCGATGAAGCCAAAGCTGCTAGCGATATCAAGCGCAAAACTCCGATCATGTGCGTGATGGGCAACCCGCCCTACAACATCAGCACTGTTAATAACGGTGTATGGATCAAAGAAAAAATCAAAATCTATAAAAAGGGTCTAAGTGAGAAAAAGATAAATCTTGATGATGACTACATAAAATTCATCAGATTTGCTCAAAATATGATCGATAATAACGGTGATGGGATTATCGCTATGATAACAAACAATTCGTTTTTATCTGGTGTCACTCATCGTCGAATGCGATTTGAACTCATGCAAAGTTTTCAAAAAATAACGATCCTCAACCTTCATGGAGATAGCAACAAAAAGGAAACCTCTCCTGATGGCAGTGTTGATGAAAACGTCTTTGACATTCGACAAGGGGTTTCAATCGCAATTTTTCAAAAACTGCATCAATCCAATAGTGACTGTGTTGTGAAAAGTGCAGACCTCTTCGGAAAGAGGGGGGGTAAATATAAGTCTCTAGCTCGATTAGAGAATCAATCTACTAAATTTGAAGAAATTGAGCCAAAATCTCCATACTATTTCTTCACGCCTAAAGATTTTCGCGAGGCAGAAAAATACGATTCTGGATTTCGCATATCAGATCTAATTCCGCTATTTAACACCGGCGTAAAGACTGATCGTGACCCTCTTTTCTTGGGGTTTGAAAAATCCAAAATCCAAGAACGATTCAAAACGTTACTTGGTGGAAAATTCGACACCGAATTTGCTCGAAAATACAGAGTATCAGATTCTGGTAGCTACAAAATCACAAGATATATTACTGACGTTTCGTATGATGAGAGTAAGCTAACAAAAATTCTATACCGCCCATTAGATCAGCGTCATATATATTATGATGATGGGATAGTTAGCCGCGCTGGATATAAAGTAATGAGGCATGTCGAAAGTCAGCCAAATTTACTGCTCGTTCTGCCAAAATATGCGACCGACGAGCCCGGAGCAACAGTCGCTGATTGTATAGCAGGCCACAAATCGTTTGGGGCTTATGACATAAATTACGCATTCCCGTTGTATCTTTATCCAGATTTGAACTCTTTGGATAATGCCGTTGCACTCAATATTCATCCGAAGCTCTACAACAAAATCCGCAAGGCGGCTGGCCTCACTGGGCCGATACCCGCGCCAGATAGCGCTACAGTCGAAAGCGGCGCTTTCCGCGCGGCCAGCGGCGATGCCCGCCCAGATGAAGTGAAGGTCTTCGATTACATATATGGCGTGCTGCACTGCCCCTCCTATCGCGAAAACTATGCCGAGTTCCTCAAGATAGACTTCCCGCGCGTTCCCTTTCCATCATCACCCGAAATGTTTCGCACCTTAAGCGAACAAGGCGAAGCGCTGCGCCGTCTGCACTTGATGGAAGGTGCCACGATTGGCGAAGCGCCCTATTCTTTCGATGGCGAAGCACCAGAGGGGCAGGACTGCATGGTCGATAAACCTCGCTTTGAAGGTGGCAAGGTCTGGATCAATGGCAAAGGCACTGATGGCCAATATTTCGGCAATGTGCCAGAGGTTAGCTGGGGCTTCCCTATCGGCGGATACCAGCCCGCGCAAAAATGGCTGAAAGACCGCAAGGGCCGCAAACTGACCTATGATGACATCCGCCACTATCAGAAGATCATCAAGATACTGGCTGAAACTGATCGCATCATGCGAGGGATCGAGATGCCGCTCGATGAAGGTGCTAAGACTGAAACTAACTGA
- a CDS encoding tyrosine-type recombinase/integrase has product MALTDTSIRNTKPGLKPRKLADGEGMFLLVTPAGGKLWRLKYRIDGREKLLSMGSYPEVSLAEARNRRREARELISTGKDPSREKQRSKRRSKIDAENTFSAIAAEYCAKRKRDGQRGWAPATATRSEYLLSLLEPAIGRLPIAEIEPADILAAIQRIEGRGNLESARRTLQLSSMVFRYAVATTRLRSDPTRDLRGALTSPTVTHYAAVTDAKGAGALLRAIDGYKGQGYVKLALQLAPHVFVRPGELRHAEWADIDLDSALWIIPEAKTKMRKPHYVPLSRQSVGILQEMFSATGPSGLVFPSIRSRSRPMSDNTLNASLRRLGYSSDEMTAHGFRAMASTLLNESGKWNPDAIERALAHGESDKVRAAYHRGAHWQERVKMAQWWSDHLDQLRKGADVVPMPTREAS; this is encoded by the coding sequence ATGGCACTTACAGACACTTCGATCCGGAACACAAAACCGGGCTTGAAGCCCCGTAAACTGGCAGACGGGGAGGGAATGTTCCTGCTCGTTACACCTGCGGGCGGCAAGCTATGGCGACTGAAATACCGAATCGATGGGCGTGAAAAGCTCTTGTCGATGGGTTCCTATCCCGAAGTCAGTCTTGCCGAGGCGCGCAACCGGCGACGGGAAGCGAGAGAGTTGATCTCCACGGGAAAAGATCCTTCGAGAGAAAAGCAGCGTTCTAAACGCCGGTCAAAGATCGATGCAGAAAATACCTTCAGTGCAATTGCAGCGGAATACTGCGCGAAGCGTAAGCGCGATGGCCAACGCGGCTGGGCACCGGCTACGGCTACTCGCAGCGAATATCTGTTATCTCTGCTTGAACCCGCGATCGGGCGCCTGCCTATCGCCGAGATCGAGCCAGCCGATATCCTAGCCGCAATTCAGCGCATTGAGGGCAGGGGCAATCTCGAGAGCGCGCGCCGCACCCTTCAACTTTCCAGCATGGTCTTTCGCTATGCAGTCGCCACGACTCGCTTGCGGTCTGACCCTACCCGTGATTTGCGTGGTGCGCTTACCTCTCCCACCGTTACGCATTATGCCGCTGTCACCGATGCCAAGGGGGCTGGAGCGCTGTTAAGGGCGATCGATGGCTACAAAGGACAGGGCTATGTGAAACTGGCCTTACAGCTTGCTCCACATGTGTTTGTGCGGCCGGGCGAGCTTCGCCATGCAGAGTGGGCCGATATCGATCTGGACTCGGCGCTTTGGATTATCCCAGAGGCCAAGACAAAGATGAGGAAGCCTCACTATGTCCCCCTATCGAGGCAATCAGTGGGAATATTGCAGGAAATGTTTTCCGCAACCGGACCGAGCGGCCTTGTCTTTCCGTCTATCCGCTCCCGCTCTCGCCCGATGAGTGACAATACCCTCAACGCTTCGCTTCGACGGTTGGGATATTCCAGCGATGAAATGACTGCCCACGGCTTCCGTGCAATGGCTTCCACCTTGCTCAACGAAAGTGGCAAATGGAACCCCGATGCCATTGAACGGGCGCTGGCCCATGGTGAAAGTGATAAGGTGCGCGCTGCATACCACCGCGGTGCACATTGGCAGGAACGCGTGAAAATGGCGCAATGGTGGAGCGATCATCTTGATCAGCTGCGTAAAGGGGCTGACGTTGTGCCGATGCCGACCCGCGAGGCCAGTTAA
- the cysD gene encoding sulfate adenylyltransferase subunit CysD, producing MRRLTHLERLEAESIHIMREVAAEATKPVMMYSVGKDSAVMLHLAKKAFHPSPPPFPLLHVDTTWKFKDMYALREKAAQDAGMELLVWTNPEAQERGINPFDHGALHTDMWKTQGLKQALDHYSFDAAFGGARRDEEKSRAKERIFSFRTTNHGWDPKKQRPELWNLYNSRKAKGESIRVFPLSNWTELDIWQYIMAEKIEIVPLYFAAPRPTFEYEGGLFMADDIERLEEVMGYRPEITERSVRFRTLGCFPLTGAVESEAATLGEVVQEMLLTTTSERQGRVIDQDEGGAGMEKKKQEGYF from the coding sequence ATGCGCCGCCTGACCCATCTTGAACGGCTCGAAGCCGAAAGCATCCACATCATGCGCGAAGTTGCCGCAGAGGCGACCAAGCCAGTGATGATGTATTCTGTCGGCAAGGACAGCGCCGTGATGCTGCACCTTGCAAAAAAGGCATTCCATCCCTCGCCCCCGCCATTCCCTTTGCTGCATGTCGACACAACATGGAAGTTCAAGGATATGTATGCGCTGCGCGAGAAAGCCGCGCAGGATGCCGGGATGGAACTGCTCGTCTGGACAAATCCCGAGGCACAGGAACGGGGCATCAACCCGTTCGATCACGGCGCGCTCCACACGGATATGTGGAAAACGCAAGGCTTGAAGCAAGCGCTTGATCATTACAGTTTCGATGCAGCCTTTGGCGGCGCCCGCCGTGACGAGGAGAAAAGCCGCGCGAAGGAACGCATCTTCAGCTTTCGCACAACCAACCATGGCTGGGATCCGAAAAAACAGCGGCCGGAATTATGGAACCTGTACAATTCACGCAAAGCCAAAGGCGAAAGCATCCGAGTTTTCCCGCTAAGCAATTGGACCGAGCTGGATATTTGGCAGTATATTATGGCCGAGAAAATCGAGATCGTGCCGCTTTATTTTGCGGCACCGCGTCCGACATTCGAATATGAAGGCGGCCTGTTCATGGCGGATGACATCGAGCGGCTGGAGGAAGTGATGGGTTATCGCCCTGAAATCACCGAACGATCGGTTCGCTTCCGCACACTCGGCTGCTTCCCCCTGACAGGCGCGGTTGAAAGCGAAGCCGCAACACTGGGCGAGGTTGTTCAGGAAATGCTGCTGACCACCACCAGCGAACGCCAAGGCCGGGTCATTGACCAGGATGAAGGCGGTGCGGGGATGGAGAAGAAGAAGCAGGAGGGCTATTTCTGA